The genomic region ATCCATGATATGgcaaaatccatatcatggcACAACGCCATATCGGAACTCATGTTGATACCGGTATAACGCCCACCCCTACTTCTTCCTTTCTctgcctgtccctccctcctgcccaggCCTGTTTCTGTGACGACCACGTGAGGAGCAAGGTGTTCAAGCAGGAGAAGGGGAAAAACCTGCCGTGCCCCAAATGTGGCCACGAGACCCAGGAGACCAAAGACCTCAGCATGTCTAGTGAGTAGCAGCACACCTCACCATGCACAGGTCCACTAGCCAGGCCTAGCCCCGGACTAGCCAGGCCCAGTCCCGGACTAGCCAGGCCCGGTCCCGGACTAGCCAGGCCCGGCCCCGGACTAGCCAGGCCTAGCCCCGGACTAGCCAGGCCCGGCCCCGGACTAGCCAGGCCCGGCCCCGGACTAGCCCAGGCCCGGCCCCGGACTAGCCCAGGCCCGGCCCCGGACTATCCCCGGACTATCCCCGGCCCGGCCCCGGACTATCCCCGGCCCGGCCCCGGACTATCCCCGGCCCGGCCCCGGACTAGCCCCGGCCCGGGCCCCGGACTAGCCAGCTCCAACAGCCTAGTTAAGAGCTAGTCCCTGACCTCATGTGTTCTTTGTCTAGCCCGCTCGCTGAAGTTTGGCCGTCAGAGTGGCGCCGACGAGGAGAGCTACGGCTACGGAGCCTCTGGCTACGACAGCTACTGGAAAAGTGTCTCCAGcgcggggcaggaggaggagggggaggaggactacgacgaagacgaggaggaggatgaggaggaggaggaagaggaggaggaggaggaggaggtggtggataaTCTGGCTGGTCTCAAATTGGAGGGCGCCATGGTAACCGGGGACAGCCACTGAGGATGAAGCTTCCCCACAGCGCCACCTAGTGAGGGGAGGGAGTTGGGCGGTCTGACGTGTGTTTTTCTGCGATACCTTGTCATACAACAATGTTCTACTTCACTTGATTTTTGTTCTCATCTTCTAATGTTGAGGTGAACTGGAAAGAGTTGATATTGTCTGCAAAGGTATCCTCCACATAGATTACTGCATTATGACTGTAGACAGTATCATACAATATAGCCTAGTTTTACTGACAGTTTTTAATTCCCTCATAAATGGTAGCTGTATATTTAGTTCACATGCAAGACTTAAAATAAAGTTATCAATTTAACTGTGtgggatttatttatttgttattatTTATCCTGCCTATTATGTGCTACAGATCTGACTTCCTGTCTAAAGTATTTTAAGGGCATCTGTACCGATGCAACTTCCCTGGAAGCACTGAACTGATAAGCTGCTCATAAACTGCCTCTGTCTCGTATCCAAAACAGCTTTCACTCTCATGGACCAATGGCGGGTTTATGGTTGATGCTAAACTAGTCCTCTATCGGTTCTACCCTGACCACACCACTTACCGCAGATAGCGCGTGACTAGAGTTGTCACCGAGGAAGCACGGAAGAGGCGCGCCTCAGTAGGAGCTCGAGGCGGGGAGTGGACATGACAGGATGAAAGTCTAAGGGAGACTTATGCACCGCAGAGGGATTGCGAATGACTGGATCTGGAATCACAAAAGGATACAGCAAATCTGTCAGTTTAGGAAAATGTGATCGTCGCCTATGGCCCTTACTCGTTGAGGGGCAGTTACACTGTGCGGATGACAAGTTTTTTGACAGCGATCCTTTGTATGTACACTGTAACAAGGCGTTGCATATTTCCAAGGCTACACGTGGTAAGCTAGCTATGTCAAATTTCTAAATATATACTGTCTGCCTTAAATATTCAGAGCCCTATTTATTTTAAGCCCGTCTACTTGTACATTATAGCCCAAGGTGAAACCGCGGGACAAAGTATAGTCTATTTTCCCCTGAAGAGTATCAGTCAGAAGGACTGAAAGTGTAACACTCTACAGTGTTGTCGAATTATGTTGACAGTAAATAATAAAGTAAGGTTCTTGGCATGTCCTAAACAACTTTGTTGGTTTGATACACAATATATAAATGCAAAGCCTACTCAAGGGTATGCACAATATGAAGGATAAACACAGTGCTTAAATAAAACTAGACCAATTGTCACGCTTACCCCAACAACTTTTAGTTACATTTTCACTAATGAAAGGATGGTAGCCTATGCGTTTTCTACGTCACAACTAGGATTTGTTTTGACAAGGCTATGTGAATGGACATAGCCTACAACAGGcctggacacactggctgcgaagcgcctggacgcgccgcgcagcgccacgatcgtctgttcacaccagacgcgcatttctccgcgccggtcatcaagcctttcagctacactgagctttcctttacgctgacatggtacataaacatggcattggctatatcccagcattgatccttatctacgttgtccttgtaaaattgttgctgacatagacaacaactccctgtgcttttcaacttcgagaattcatttgatgctgattttagaaatcgacttgggggttctctctcggtaggctatgtctccgtgtgtgttgtgtgcaacgcgtgacaactcgtttctctcaaacaaacaaaacaactacgggcatgctagctcaacggatcaatccgtatattttcattcgttttcatcagggtaaccacaaaggacgttcgttaccaacattttgtaattataaagtctacaactttacaaatgttcaccgtagtctacaattaatggagtaaaatcttaataacatgtttttttattcaaatatatcaactaatatggtgtatttcatcatcctgcagccgatttcgcaagcgtctcgcgaaaaaattcgaccagctgccgaaacgatcgctgcagattgCAGGCAATCGCCTGCAAgtagccagtgtggtcggtcgcatttgataacatgggcgccgaaagaaaaaaggaggcgcttccaggcgcgtcgcagccgatcgcaggccgtgtgtcccaggcgtaagatACTTTCACTTTCACATAGGCTATCAAGATGGAAATGTTACGAATATCCTTTATCGTGTGCCAGTTTGAAATAACAAAATATGAATATTTTTCAAAATATACTGAATACagtatataggctatatatggAGTTGTAGCCTACTGTTGTACAGTCGTGCATAAAACCTCCCTTATTCCTAGGAAAGCGAGAGCGGCACCGCTCTTAGCGGCAAGCGCGCGGGCAGACGGGGACCCAATGCTGCGGTATGGAGTGCCTCTTTATGATAAGGTATACAaacagtttttgttttgttatttggAGTCAAATTATGTTTGTCCTTTAGACCACTAAGTCCTTGCTTCTTACAAGTAGCGTATATTCCTAAACACGGATACAACGGAAACTATATTATTGCCTATAATCACATCGGCTACATGACATGCCTGTTTGCACAAGCACTTCTTTTGCCGTAATTGTGATTAGGCTATTCTGTTAAAAAACGTTTCACAGACATCGGTCGATTATTCccccccttcaataataccaattggtattgtattttatacaattcaaatgacgttgtgtccttgggaaggaaattaaccctacttgcctcggggaatgtccctgtacttagtcgctctggataagaacttctgctaaaagtgactaaatgtaaactacaaataactacagttagggaaatcagtttgttttgttacgcgtttctggattctcgatatcggaatatcggatttttaaatcaccaaatatttgtatcggtttcggccttaaaaatcctttatcggtcgggctctagttaCAATTGGTTACAATGTAACGCGTTACAGTAGTCAGACTACTTTTGTTAGGTGACGAGTAACTTAACACGTTACTTATTTAATTGAATAAATCTGTTACTAGTTCCTTGTTCAAAAAGTAACGCGTTACTCAAGTTAGTCTTTTGGtcgcgagccctcagcatgtagctaaaagtctaggaaagttgaggctacttttcgctagATACCTACGAaaaagtgggttccccttcgttcttttggtgagcagtctcacgagcccAACTTAcctggcgtcatggagccgaccaggtaaatagttatttaaaacttgcatgtacagtatgcctacgtaatgtcacattaaataatgtatttgaactcaagcttgtgtgatgTGTCGCTGTATCGTTGCAGTGGTTTTAGGATTatattacagtaagtaaagtcTGGTTCAGTATATAAATGAAGTAAACACCACTTTGCTACCATATACCTAGCTATAGCTTAGCttcgttttgctcctagattcagacctagctcTGGTAAATTGTAGAACTATctaactactagacttctgcCTGCCATTTTTCAAAATTATTTATTGATTAAAGAGTTTCTTGATTCAAGAACTTCATGCAAATTGCTTTTCATTATGGTGGATCATTACCTTGATCCGTATTGCTGTATAATGATGATTGATCATGTTATATGCGAGTGCCACTGAATATTCAGTAAAATATGTGCTATTGCTGAGGTCAACCCATTAAATGTGCCaaaaggggggtcagatggctgagcggttagggagtcaggctattaatcagaaggttgttggttcgattcccggctgtgccaaatgacgttgtgtccttgggcaagccacttcaccctacttgcctctgggagaatgtccctgtacttactgtaagtcgctctggataagagcgtctgctaaatgactaaatgtaaatgttctgggCATGAGTGACCAAGGTGAATTGTCTTAGaaataaaatacttttcttAATGTAATGCAAAAGTAACTTAACGCCTTACTCTCTACAGCAAGTAACTAAGTAACGTAAATAGTTACTTTACAAGAAATGTAACTAGTAACTGTAATTAGTTACTTTAAAAAGTAACATTACCCAACTCTGCTGGTCAATACAGCTTCCGCGAACGGGAATCAGTTTTTAGGAGATAGTCACAAAGCTTTTAATCTCTTTTAATTACTTGGGCCAGCCATACATGTCTCAAACAATTTGATGTTGTcaattcaaaacaaaacaaaaaaacagttaGAGCACTCTAAGCTACTAGACCTATCTATCTTAAAGTCTGTGTGGTATAATAACTGTCAGTCTCTCCCGAAGTCTATTCACCGCCCTCACAAGATTTCCCGCCACCGGCGCTGAAGACTGGACTTACTACCAAAAACTCAAGGAACTTCAGGAGATATTGAAAGAAACAAAAGAGATAATTGAGGTGAGGATCATTTGAAGGTCAGAACTACAAATGCAGCAACAGTGTTCTAGACAGTGTAGTGGAAACCAAAACctttgcataaacacacacacacctaactctCTGCTCAGTGCTCTGATTCTAACCAGACCAAGCTGCCAGCTCGTGGTTTATTTGCCCTAGATGGTCTGGCCTAATGACTTCACAGATGATTGTGTGAAACAAGCCAGAGTAAGGTTAGATCTGGCCCCCCTCCCATTCAAACCAATTTCCCTTCAGTTTGAAAAGTGCCGGTCAATCACCAGTTTATCTGATATGGGGCGAGTTTAACACAATGACTGTACAGATATGTGCCATTGAGGCGTTTTCATAAACAACCAAGATTACAttttgttgctctgattggttgtatctAGATcaaattctgattggttgtatctAGATCTAATTCTATCCAATTGCGTCCAGAGGCCTTTTGGTCTGTCTGCTGATAACGCCCCTTGAAATGAAAATGCACTGAGACAGTGAACTGGTGTGGTGATGCCAGGCTGATATGTATTGGTTAACTGGTGTGGTGATGCCAGGCTGCTCAGATTCAGTGTAAAATGTTtttccccctcttttctccccccaGAAGTCTGATGCACTTGTGTACGCTCCTGTCTTCGACAACATACCTGTGAGTTAGTGTCAAACTTCTACCTGTCCCtgggaaaaactgtaatttaACTAATGTCTTGCCTGTTATGAATAAATGAGTACAGATGTGGGCGAGCTGTCAGATTAGGGGTTGCAAAATTTATTTTGAAAATTATAGCAGAATTGACATCAACAGGATTTTTTCAATTATACATTGTGATACATTTAATCAAATTGTTTGGAGATTTTTTTCAAAATGACTTCTCCCAAAGGAGATTTAAAATTTCAATGAGCCCTTCCGGTtgaaataaaggttaaattcaTAAATACAACTAAAATAAGGGTGATGGTAGTTAGTATTTACATACGTGTAGTCTTGCTGATTGTTTCCCAGGAGAGCTGCAGTAAGATGTTTCTGAAGTGTTATCTCCTGGATCTGGAGATAattctgcaggaggaggagatgctggATGTCACTTACTGCAGATCACACAACATTAGGAGCTTCATAGAGGATTGTTCAACCCTCTTTGTAAGTTGTGATGAGTTATCGG from Osmerus mordax isolate fOsmMor3 chromosome 14, fOsmMor3.pri, whole genome shotgun sequence harbors:
- the il15 gene encoding interleukin-15 isoform X1, whose amino-acid sequence is MECLFMISLSRSLFTALTRFPATGAEDWTYYQKLKELQEILKETKEIIEKSDALVYAPVFDNIPESCSKMFLKCYLLDLEIILQEEEMLDVTYCRSHNIRSFIEDCSTLFTFSSENCLPCESEIVNTTIFIERLDELLKAMMSEK
- the il15 gene encoding interleukin-15 isoform X2, whose protein sequence is MECLFMISLFTALTRFPATGAEDWTYYQKLKELQEILKETKEIIEKSDALVYAPVFDNIPESCSKMFLKCYLLDLEIILQEEEMLDVTYCRSHNIRSFIEDCSTLFTFSSENCLPCESEIVNTTIFIERLDELLKAMMSEK